In one Capra hircus breed San Clemente chromosome 22, ASM170441v1, whole genome shotgun sequence genomic region, the following are encoded:
- the TMEM40 gene encoding transmembrane protein 40 isoform X3: METSGSLQDHSQVHGESENLDYGETDFHKQDREARLISQGQNERDKSSSSSSSSSSSSSSSSSSSSENSDEDPHPRVSRERRHSQGAGLPRRGGSPGAEHGEPDVLKDELQIYEGVPGEVVPSGESGLRRRGSTLMSEVEASQLRRLNIKKDDEFFHFILLCFAIGALLVCYHYYADWFMSLGVGLLTFASLETVGIYFGLVYRIHSVLHGFIPFFQKFRLIGVRKTD, encoded by the exons atggAGACTTCAGGATCACTTCAAGACCACAGTCAAGTTCATGGAGAATCAGAAAATCTAGACT ATGGAGAGACGGATTTCCACAAGCAAGACCGGGAGGCCAGACTCATTTCTCAAGGACAAAATGAGAGAGACAAGTCTTCCTCCTCTtcgtcgtcctcctcctcctcctcctcgtcctcctcgtcCTCTTCCTCAG AGAACAGTGATGAGGACCCGCACCCCCGAGTAAGCAGAGAACGTCGGCACAGCCAGGGGGCTGGACTCCCCCGCAGGGGCGGCTCACCCG GTGCTGAGCATGGGGAGCCTGACGTTTTGAAGGATGAGCTTCAAATCTATGAAG GTGTGCCCGGGGAGGTGGTGCCTTCAGGAGAATCAG GACTCCGAAGGAGAGGCTCTACCCTGATGAGTG AAGTGGAGGCCTCTCAGCTAAGAAGACTGAATATAAAGAAGGACG ATGAGTTTTTCCATTTCATCCTCCTCTGCTTTGCCATTGGGGCCTTGCTGGTGTGTTATCACTATTACGCAG ACTGGTTCATGTCCCTTGGGGTCGGCCTGCTCACCTTTGCCTCCCTGGAGACTGTTGGCATCTACTTCGGCCTGG TGTACCGAATACACAGCGTCCTGCACGGCTTCATCCCCTTCTTCCAGAAGTTTCGGCTGATAG GTGTCAGGAAGACTGACTGA
- the TMEM40 gene encoding transmembrane protein 40 isoform X1, whose translation METSGSLQDHSQVHGESENLDYGETDFHKQDREARLISQGQNERDKSSSSSSSSSSSSSSSSSSSSENSDEDPHPRVSRERRHSQGAGLPRRGGSPGAEHGEPDVLKDELQIYEGVPGEVVPSGESGLRRRGSTLMSGKYAGEVEASQLRRLNIKKDDEFFHFILLCFAIGALLVCYHYYADWFMSLGVGLLTFASLETVGIYFGLVYRIHSVLHGFIPFFQKFRLIGVRKTD comes from the exons atggAGACTTCAGGATCACTTCAAGACCACAGTCAAGTTCATGGAGAATCAGAAAATCTAGACT ATGGAGAGACGGATTTCCACAAGCAAGACCGGGAGGCCAGACTCATTTCTCAAGGACAAAATGAGAGAGACAAGTCTTCCTCCTCTtcgtcgtcctcctcctcctcctcctcgtcctcctcgtcCTCTTCCTCAG AGAACAGTGATGAGGACCCGCACCCCCGAGTAAGCAGAGAACGTCGGCACAGCCAGGGGGCTGGACTCCCCCGCAGGGGCGGCTCACCCG GTGCTGAGCATGGGGAGCCTGACGTTTTGAAGGATGAGCTTCAAATCTATGAAG GTGTGCCCGGGGAGGTGGTGCCTTCAGGAGAATCAG GACTCCGAAGGAGAGGCTCTACCCTGATGAGTGGTAAATATGCAG GAGAAGTGGAGGCCTCTCAGCTAAGAAGACTGAATATAAAGAAGGACG ATGAGTTTTTCCATTTCATCCTCCTCTGCTTTGCCATTGGGGCCTTGCTGGTGTGTTATCACTATTACGCAG ACTGGTTCATGTCCCTTGGGGTCGGCCTGCTCACCTTTGCCTCCCTGGAGACTGTTGGCATCTACTTCGGCCTGG TGTACCGAATACACAGCGTCCTGCACGGCTTCATCCCCTTCTTCCAGAAGTTTCGGCTGATAG GTGTCAGGAAGACTGACTGA
- the TMEM40 gene encoding transmembrane protein 40 isoform X4: METSGSLQDHSQVHGESENLDYGETDFHKQDREARLISQGQNERDKSSSSSSSSSSSSSSSSSSSSGAEHGEPDVLKDELQIYEGVPGEVVPSGESGLRRRGSTLMSGKYAGEVEASQLRRLNIKKDDEFFHFILLCFAIGALLVCYHYYADWFMSLGVGLLTFASLETVGIYFGLVYRIHSVLHGFIPFFQKFRLIGVRKTD, translated from the exons atggAGACTTCAGGATCACTTCAAGACCACAGTCAAGTTCATGGAGAATCAGAAAATCTAGACT ATGGAGAGACGGATTTCCACAAGCAAGACCGGGAGGCCAGACTCATTTCTCAAGGACAAAATGAGAGAGACAAGTCTTCCTCCTCTtcgtcgtcctcctcctcctcctcctcgtcctcctcgtcCTCTTCCTCAG GTGCTGAGCATGGGGAGCCTGACGTTTTGAAGGATGAGCTTCAAATCTATGAAG GTGTGCCCGGGGAGGTGGTGCCTTCAGGAGAATCAG GACTCCGAAGGAGAGGCTCTACCCTGATGAGTGGTAAATATGCAG GAGAAGTGGAGGCCTCTCAGCTAAGAAGACTGAATATAAAGAAGGACG ATGAGTTTTTCCATTTCATCCTCCTCTGCTTTGCCATTGGGGCCTTGCTGGTGTGTTATCACTATTACGCAG ACTGGTTCATGTCCCTTGGGGTCGGCCTGCTCACCTTTGCCTCCCTGGAGACTGTTGGCATCTACTTCGGCCTGG TGTACCGAATACACAGCGTCCTGCACGGCTTCATCCCCTTCTTCCAGAAGTTTCGGCTGATAG GTGTCAGGAAGACTGACTGA
- the TMEM40 gene encoding transmembrane protein 40 isoform X2 — protein METSGSLQDHSQVHGESENLDYGETDFHKQDREARLISQGQNERDKSSSSSSSSSSSSSSSSSSSSENSDEDPHPRVSRERRHSQGAGLPRRGGSPGAEHGEPDVLKDELQIYEGVPGEVVPSGESGLRRRGSTLMSGEVEASQLRRLNIKKDDEFFHFILLCFAIGALLVCYHYYADWFMSLGVGLLTFASLETVGIYFGLVYRIHSVLHGFIPFFQKFRLIGVRKTD, from the exons atggAGACTTCAGGATCACTTCAAGACCACAGTCAAGTTCATGGAGAATCAGAAAATCTAGACT ATGGAGAGACGGATTTCCACAAGCAAGACCGGGAGGCCAGACTCATTTCTCAAGGACAAAATGAGAGAGACAAGTCTTCCTCCTCTtcgtcgtcctcctcctcctcctcctcgtcctcctcgtcCTCTTCCTCAG AGAACAGTGATGAGGACCCGCACCCCCGAGTAAGCAGAGAACGTCGGCACAGCCAGGGGGCTGGACTCCCCCGCAGGGGCGGCTCACCCG GTGCTGAGCATGGGGAGCCTGACGTTTTGAAGGATGAGCTTCAAATCTATGAAG GTGTGCCCGGGGAGGTGGTGCCTTCAGGAGAATCAG GACTCCGAAGGAGAGGCTCTACCCTGATGAGTG GAGAAGTGGAGGCCTCTCAGCTAAGAAGACTGAATATAAAGAAGGACG ATGAGTTTTTCCATTTCATCCTCCTCTGCTTTGCCATTGGGGCCTTGCTGGTGTGTTATCACTATTACGCAG ACTGGTTCATGTCCCTTGGGGTCGGCCTGCTCACCTTTGCCTCCCTGGAGACTGTTGGCATCTACTTCGGCCTGG TGTACCGAATACACAGCGTCCTGCACGGCTTCATCCCCTTCTTCCAGAAGTTTCGGCTGATAG GTGTCAGGAAGACTGACTGA
- the TMEM40 gene encoding transmembrane protein 40 isoform X5: METSGSLQDHSQVHGESENLDYGETDFHKQDREARLISQGQNERDKSSSSSSSSSSSSSSSSSSSSGAEHGEPDVLKDELQIYEGVPGEVVPSGESGLRRRGSTLMSGEVEASQLRRLNIKKDDEFFHFILLCFAIGALLVCYHYYADWFMSLGVGLLTFASLETVGIYFGLVYRIHSVLHGFIPFFQKFRLIGVRKTD; the protein is encoded by the exons atggAGACTTCAGGATCACTTCAAGACCACAGTCAAGTTCATGGAGAATCAGAAAATCTAGACT ATGGAGAGACGGATTTCCACAAGCAAGACCGGGAGGCCAGACTCATTTCTCAAGGACAAAATGAGAGAGACAAGTCTTCCTCCTCTtcgtcgtcctcctcctcctcctcctcgtcctcctcgtcCTCTTCCTCAG GTGCTGAGCATGGGGAGCCTGACGTTTTGAAGGATGAGCTTCAAATCTATGAAG GTGTGCCCGGGGAGGTGGTGCCTTCAGGAGAATCAG GACTCCGAAGGAGAGGCTCTACCCTGATGAGTG GAGAAGTGGAGGCCTCTCAGCTAAGAAGACTGAATATAAAGAAGGACG ATGAGTTTTTCCATTTCATCCTCCTCTGCTTTGCCATTGGGGCCTTGCTGGTGTGTTATCACTATTACGCAG ACTGGTTCATGTCCCTTGGGGTCGGCCTGCTCACCTTTGCCTCCCTGGAGACTGTTGGCATCTACTTCGGCCTGG TGTACCGAATACACAGCGTCCTGCACGGCTTCATCCCCTTCTTCCAGAAGTTTCGGCTGATAG GTGTCAGGAAGACTGACTGA